The following proteins are co-located in the Spinactinospora alkalitolerans genome:
- a CDS encoding Ada metal-binding domain-containing protein, translating to MRTHTLIGADGRPHRSAVPGTLGGNRRGRLYGRLDCPSALRAIARGGYTADRVFFADEPTAVAAGYRPCAVCLPEEYARWKRAGGDR from the coding sequence GTGCGGACCCACACGCTGATCGGCGCCGACGGCCGCCCCCATCGGAGCGCCGTGCCGGGAACGCTGGGCGGCAACCGGCGGGGGCGGTTGTACGGCCGGCTGGACTGCCCGTCGGCGCTGCGCGCCATCGCCAGGGGCGGCTACACCGCCGACCGGGTGTTCTTCGCCGACGAGCCCACCGCCGTCGCCGCCGGCTACCGGCCCTGCGCGGTCTGCCTGCCGGAGGAGTACGCCCGATGGAAGAGAGCGGGCGGGGACCGGTGA